TCCCACGGCTTGTAGCTCAGTTCGAAAATCGTCCTGATTGGCCCGTTTGCGATTATTTTCCACTGATAATAATTTTCCGACATCAGCAGTTTACCATCGAACCATACTCCCAGTCCTCCGCATCCGAGCGTTGACCCGATATTATAAAAATCGATAGCCATTGGGTTATCATGGTGATAATAATCGTGCCCCTTGGCGTACAAATCCAGCATCACCGGCCTTTTGGCCTTTTTCATCCAGACATCGATTCCGCTGCTTGTCAGTTCGGTCCTCTGCAGTTCCTGCCCGTACATTCTGAACCCAAGTTTATCGTTTTCCCACGCGAAATCGTCTTTTCGCTGCGGTATATAATTGGCGACCGCTCCGTATTCGAGTTGAACCTGATTCGTTGCGTTAGCCTCGGTTATCTCGAACAACTGAACCTGTTTCGCTTTGAAATCCGATTGAAAGATTAATTCATCGTTTGTCCCGTCGCCGTTTTCGTCCATTAACTGACAGGGAATGAATTTTTTCAGATTATCGCTGTAAACAGCGGGTTTAATTTTTTCAAAACCGGCCTGCGGTGAGCTTGTCGAATCCGCCAGTTTGCTTAAATCGATTGAAATCGTCTCACAGCTTCTGCTTTCATTCAGAGGATTTATTACTTTGATTT
Above is a genomic segment from Phycisphaerae bacterium containing:
- a CDS encoding DUF4861 domain-containing protein: MKKLMVIFAAIFGIFCMVQEVAAGENIKIKVINPLNESRSCETISIDLSKLADSTSSPQAGFEKIKPAVYSDNLKKFIPCQLMDENGDGTNDELIFQSDFKAKQVQLFEITEANATNQVQLEYGAVANYIPQRKDDFAWENDKLGFRMYGQELQRTELTSSGIDVWMKKAKRPVMLDLYAKGHDYYHHDNPMAIDFYNIGSTLGCGGLGVWFDGKLLMSENYYQWKIIANGPIRTIFELSYKPWDMGGKKIGEVKRISLDISSNFNRIESRFGADVKDITFAVGVTKKERNRKAAYSKNKRVLSTWEDAEPRFGIIGCGVILPKEAAMGKTADDGENYLLLAKAKNNSIVYYAGAGWNRTAGFETKEKWNAFAENTAKLIANPLVIKIK